A genomic segment from Roseibium algicola encodes:
- a CDS encoding VirB3 family type IV secretion system protein → MAVQGFEIPLHRALTEPILMGGAPRTVAIANGTLAAALGLGLQLWSAGAAVWLIGHAIAVFAARKDPAFMDVLARHIRHKGFLSC, encoded by the coding sequence ATGGCCGTTCAAGGATTTGAGATCCCGCTCCACCGCGCGTTGACCGAGCCCATCCTGATGGGCGGTGCGCCGCGCACTGTTGCGATCGCCAACGGCACGCTCGCTGCCGCTCTTGGGCTGGGCCTTCAGCTTTGGAGTGCGGGTGCCGCTGTTTGGCTGATCGGGCATGCGATCGCCGTCTTTGCCGCACGCAAGGATCCCGCCTTCATGGATGTCCTTGCCCGCCATATCCGACACAAGGGCTTTCTTTCATGTTGA
- a CDS encoding TrbC/VirB2 family protein, producing MTRSDFVFRRLADVASASTIVLILTARAHAAGSGMPWEAPLTQILESIEGPVARIVAVMIIVITGLSLAFGEASGGFRRLIQIVFGLSIAFAATSFFLSFFSFAGGALV from the coding sequence ATGACCCGATCTGATTTTGTGTTTCGCCGACTTGCGGACGTTGCCTCTGCATCCACCATTGTCCTCATCCTCACCGCCAGGGCTCATGCGGCTGGTTCCGGCATGCCCTGGGAAGCGCCTCTCACCCAGATCCTGGAATCCATCGAAGGTCCGGTTGCCCGTATTGTCGCGGTGATGATCATCGTCATTACAGGACTGTCGCTCGCCTTCGGGGAAGCCTCGGGCGGGTTCCGGCGCCTGATCCAGATCGTCTTCGGCCTTTCCATCGCCTTTGCCGCCACATCGTTTTTCCTTTCATTCTTTTCCTTTGCGGGCGGAGCGCTTGTCTGA
- a CDS encoding CopG family transcriptional regulator — protein sequence MKPRLNVHISHELSERVEIATKRPGVTKAAVVEAALLGFFSREFDDQRDGALVRRLDRISRQYDRLERNLSIATETLALYIRFFLTVTPPLPNADQDAARALGKERFEYFTTQLARRLAGGKNMIRDVLDEISAGESEFFTEAEIEALRSVRKDQSNSREGENLETSDE from the coding sequence ATGAAGCCCCGTTTGAATGTCCATATTTCGCACGAACTCTCCGAGCGGGTGGAAATTGCCACCAAACGTCCCGGAGTGACCAAAGCCGCCGTCGTCGAAGCTGCTCTCCTAGGGTTTTTCTCCAGGGAATTTGACGACCAGCGTGACGGCGCCTTGGTCCGAAGGCTCGATCGGATAAGCCGTCAATACGACCGTCTTGAGCGGAACCTCTCCATCGCGACCGAAACGCTCGCTCTCTACATCCGCTTTTTCCTGACGGTCACGCCGCCCTTGCCGAACGCGGATCAGGATGCGGCCCGGGCGCTCGGCAAGGAGCGGTTTGAATATTTTACGACGCAGCTCGCCAGGCGGCTTGCTGGTGGCAAGAACATGATCCGCGACGTGCTGGATGAAATCAGTGCCGGCGAGAGCGAGTTCTTCACCGAGGCCGAAATCGAAGCTCTGCGCTCGGTACGCAAGGACCAGTCAAATTCCCGCGAAGGTGAAAACCTGGAGACGAGCGATGAATGA
- a CDS encoding type II toxin-antitoxin system HipA family toxin, which yields MTTAIVRLWGRDIGAVSWDADGAIGNFEYDPVFRSSGIEISPLTMPLSDRIYNFPALPRPTYHGLPGLLADSLPDDFGNALINAWLARQGRTPDTFNPVERLCYTGARGMGALEYQPAIGPVGDRSVDVDVAALVELASEILTKRNNLQGSFLPDDREGTLRDILRVGTSAGGARAKAIIAWNDQTGEVRSGQVSAGEGFSYWLIKFDGVSGNRDKELEDPAGYGLIEYAYYRMAKEAGIQMSECRLLKEGGRNHFMTRRFDRTETGGKFHMQSLCAMEHFDFKRAGAYSYEQALQTIRKLGLPIEAVEEQFRRMAFNIIARNQDDHVKNIAFLMDRSGSWSLSPAFDVTYSYNPSGDWTSSHQMTLNGKRDRFVMADFEACARLASMKRGRAREIVGQVHEAVQHWPAIAEETGIDAHRIQDIRSNQRLDIAESGECP from the coding sequence ATGACAACGGCAATAGTCAGGCTGTGGGGCCGGGATATCGGGGCAGTAAGCTGGGATGCGGACGGCGCGATCGGTAATTTCGAATACGATCCGGTCTTCCGGTCTAGCGGAATTGAAATCTCCCCGCTCACAATGCCGCTCTCGGACCGGATCTACAATTTCCCTGCTTTACCTCGTCCGACCTATCACGGACTACCTGGACTGCTCGCGGACTCTCTTCCGGACGATTTCGGCAACGCCTTGATCAATGCCTGGCTTGCCCGCCAGGGCCGAACGCCTGATACCTTCAATCCGGTGGAGCGGCTTTGTTATACCGGCGCACGGGGCATGGGCGCGCTTGAGTATCAGCCGGCGATCGGGCCGGTCGGTGACAGATCCGTCGACGTTGATGTCGCGGCCCTGGTCGAGCTCGCAAGCGAGATCCTGACCAAACGCAACAATCTGCAAGGCTCGTTTCTCCCAGACGACCGGGAGGGGACCTTGCGCGACATCCTGCGTGTCGGCACCTCGGCAGGCGGCGCGCGAGCAAAAGCCATCATCGCCTGGAACGATCAGACCGGAGAAGTCCGGTCGGGACAGGTATCGGCCGGTGAAGGTTTCAGCTATTGGCTTATAAAATTCGACGGCGTTTCCGGCAACCGCGACAAGGAGCTTGAAGATCCCGCGGGCTATGGCCTGATCGAATATGCCTACTACCGGATGGCCAAAGAGGCGGGCATCCAGATGAGCGAATGCCGTCTCCTGAAGGAAGGCGGCCGCAATCACTTCATGACCAGGCGTTTCGACAGGACGGAAACGGGTGGCAAGTTCCACATGCAATCGCTCTGCGCGATGGAGCATTTCGACTTCAAGCGCGCCGGCGCCTATTCCTACGAGCAGGCACTCCAGACGATCCGCAAGTTAGGCCTGCCGATCGAAGCTGTCGAAGAGCAATTCCGCCGCATGGCCTTCAACATCATTGCCCGTAATCAGGACGATCACGTCAAGAACATTGCTTTCCTGATGGACCGGTCCGGCAGCTGGTCGCTGTCTCCGGCCTTTGACGTGACTTACAGCTACAATCCCTCAGGCGACTGGACGAGTTCCCACCAGATGACGCTGAACGGCAAGCGGGACAGGTTCGTCATGGCAGATTTTGAGGCCTGCGCCAGGCTTGCTTCGATGAAGCGCGGACGCGCCAGGGAAATTGTCGGCCAGGTGCACGAGGCCGTTCAGCACTGGCCGGCGATTGCCGAAGAGACCGGGATAGATGCGCACCGCATTCAGGACATCAGGAGCAACCAGCGGCTGGACATAGCCGAGAGCGGGGAATGCCCCTGA
- the trbB gene encoding P-type conjugative transfer ATPase TrbB has protein sequence MNDRLLSTTRNRRRSMLATAMGPQIADALADNLTTEVMVNPDGRLWLDRHGEGRVATGQRIGADEAERIIRLVASHIGQECHSGAPIVSAELPETGERFEGLLPPVAPAPCFSIRKPANVLYSLSDYVGAQILTPLQATAIREAIESHQNIVVVGGTGSGKTTLVNAMLAEVALGGDRVIIIEDTRELQCAAEDCVNLRTKSGTASLADLVRSTMRLRPDRIVVGEVRGPEALDMLKAWNTGHPGGITTLHANSGHAALYRLEQLIQEAVITVPRRLIAEAIDIVVFLKGRGPGRRVETVSSLKGLDANGDYRLETLTPVPFASTT, from the coding sequence ATGAATGACCGTCTCCTGTCTACGACCCGCAACCGCCGCCGGTCAATGCTGGCAACGGCCATGGGCCCGCAGATCGCCGATGCCCTCGCCGACAATTTGACAACCGAGGTGATGGTCAACCCCGATGGAAGGCTGTGGCTTGACCGGCATGGCGAAGGCCGGGTTGCCACCGGTCAAAGGATCGGTGCGGACGAAGCAGAACGAATCATCCGGCTGGTCGCAAGCCATATCGGACAGGAGTGCCATTCCGGTGCTCCCATAGTCTCCGCCGAATTGCCGGAAACAGGCGAACGTTTCGAAGGCTTGCTTCCCCCTGTCGCACCGGCACCCTGCTTCTCGATCCGAAAACCGGCGAACGTCCTCTACTCGTTGAGTGATTATGTCGGTGCGCAGATCCTGACGCCTCTTCAGGCGACTGCCATTCGCGAGGCCATTGAATCTCATCAGAACATTGTCGTCGTAGGCGGAACCGGCTCGGGCAAGACAACACTGGTAAATGCCATGTTGGCTGAGGTCGCTCTGGGCGGCGACCGGGTGATCATCATCGAGGACACGCGCGAACTTCAATGCGCGGCTGAAGATTGCGTGAACCTTCGAACCAAGTCTGGCACCGCCTCCCTTGCCGACCTCGTGCGCTCGACCATGCGCCTGCGTCCGGACCGGATCGTTGTCGGCGAAGTCAGGGGACCGGAAGCTCTCGACATGCTCAAGGCCTGGAACACCGGACATCCGGGCGGAATTACGACGCTGCACGCCAACTCAGGCCATGCCGCGCTCTACCGGCTTGAGCAGCTCATTCAGGAAGCTGTCATCACCGTGCCGCGGCGCCTCATCGCCGAAGCAATCGACATCGTCGTCTTTCTGAAGGGGAGGGGACCGGGACGGCGTGTTGAAACCGTCTCGTCTCTCAAGGGCCTCGATGCCAACGGCGACTATCGCCTTGAAACTCTGACACCCGTGCCATTCGCCTCGACAACCTGA
- a CDS encoding DUF3363 domain-containing protein, which translates to MSRDKDDVFRPKPGRIRSLGGTKSKSYLNRVLHQMSAERASGASPKLSTRFTGRRIGRGNDWLNRHRAGHRFAPATRRVVIKSRIVKLAGRSGRGGLGAARAHLRYLQRDGVSREQEPGRLYDANSNEADGRAFLKRSEDDRHQFRFIVSPEDAVELEDLKPFVRDLMRSMEQDLGTKLDWVAVDHFNTAQPHSHILLRGRDDQGKDLIIARDYIGHGMRRRASELLTLELGPQTEQEFRQKLARQVGQDRFTDLDRRLLRQAGNGLLDVGASKASANERSWQTLKAGRLRVLEQRGLANEVAPGQWQLSAKLEATLRRAGERGDIIKTMHRGLKAAGLDAGASDYAIFDPGDPRSRTVTGQVIDRGLHDELNEGHYILVDGADGRVHHVALDPRQDMEDLPLGAVVAVEPVGQGIKEADRIIADLARQNGGIYAPEVSRSNPGEVSEEVVKTHIRRLEALRRQGIVQRNADGSWKIPDDFEERITGLAMNETRFPARATALSYLSLEAQVGADGATWLDRQLLDAKPLQLRGGRFGSRANSAIQRRQEHLIEQGLAERKAGRIRFRRNLLQFLRQRELSAVGAKLSNETGLTFVETPDGERAEGVYKRSVKLASGRFAILEKSKEFNLVPWRPVLERQRGKLVSGRLRGASMSFDFSRKRGMGIG; encoded by the coding sequence ATGAGCAGAGACAAGGACGATGTCTTCAGGCCGAAACCGGGCCGAATTCGGAGCCTGGGCGGCACGAAGTCGAAGAGCTATCTCAACCGGGTGCTCCACCAGATGTCCGCCGAGCGAGCGAGCGGTGCAAGCCCCAAGCTGTCCACGAGGTTCACCGGCCGCCGGATCGGACGCGGCAACGATTGGCTGAACCGGCACCGCGCAGGTCACCGGTTCGCTCCCGCCACCAGGCGTGTCGTCATTAAATCCCGCATCGTCAAATTGGCGGGAAGGAGCGGGAGAGGCGGGCTTGGCGCGGCGCGGGCCCACCTCCGCTACCTGCAGAGGGATGGTGTTTCCAGGGAGCAAGAACCCGGCCGGCTCTACGATGCGAACAGCAATGAGGCGGACGGCCGCGCCTTCCTGAAACGCAGCGAGGACGACCGGCACCAGTTCCGTTTCATCGTGTCACCGGAAGACGCTGTCGAGCTTGAGGATCTGAAACCCTTCGTCCGCGATCTGATGCGCTCGATGGAACAGGATCTCGGCACCAAACTCGATTGGGTGGCCGTCGATCATTTCAATACCGCCCAGCCCCATTCCCATATCCTTCTGCGCGGCCGGGACGATCAGGGCAAGGATCTCATAATCGCCAGGGATTATATCGGCCATGGCATGCGCCGGCGGGCGAGCGAACTTCTGACTTTGGAACTTGGACCACAAACAGAGCAGGAATTTCGCCAAAAGCTTGCGCGGCAGGTCGGACAGGACCGGTTCACGGATCTCGACCGGCGCCTGCTCCGCCAGGCAGGAAACGGGCTGCTCGATGTTGGAGCCAGCAAAGCGTCTGCGAACGAACGGTCCTGGCAAACACTCAAGGCAGGACGTCTTCGTGTCCTGGAACAGCGAGGACTTGCAAATGAGGTCGCGCCAGGCCAGTGGCAGCTTTCGGCCAAACTGGAAGCGACCCTGCGGCGTGCAGGCGAGCGCGGCGACATTATCAAGACCATGCACCGCGGTTTGAAAGCAGCAGGACTGGATGCGGGTGCTTCCGACTATGCAATTTTCGATCCCGGCGATCCGCGCAGCCGAACCGTAACAGGCCAGGTCATTGACCGGGGACTGCACGATGAGCTGAATGAAGGGCATTACATCCTGGTCGATGGCGCCGACGGCCGCGTCCATCATGTCGCTCTCGATCCGCGCCAGGATATGGAGGATCTGCCTCTTGGTGCCGTCGTCGCAGTCGAGCCGGTGGGGCAGGGCATCAAAGAAGCGGATCGTATTATCGCCGACCTGGCGAGGCAGAATGGCGGGATCTATGCGCCGGAGGTGTCCCGGAGCAATCCCGGAGAGGTCTCGGAGGAGGTCGTCAAAACACATATCCGCCGGCTCGAAGCCCTCCGGCGCCAGGGTATCGTCCAGCGCAACGCCGATGGTTCCTGGAAAATTCCGGACGATTTCGAGGAACGGATCACCGGCCTTGCAATGAATGAGACGCGCTTTCCTGCGCGTGCAACCGCACTTTCCTATCTTTCGCTCGAAGCTCAAGTCGGCGCGGACGGGGCCACCTGGCTCGACCGGCAACTGCTCGACGCAAAGCCTCTCCAGCTTCGAGGCGGGCGGTTTGGAAGCCGTGCAAACTCGGCAATTCAACGTCGGCAAGAGCATCTGATCGAGCAGGGGCTGGCCGAGCGGAAGGCAGGGAGGATCCGCTTCAGGCGCAATCTGTTGCAATTCCTGCGGCAAAGGGAGCTGAGTGCGGTTGGAGCCAAGCTCTCGAATGAAACCGGACTTACCTTTGTTGAAACACCTGATGGGGAACGCGCGGAAGGCGTCTACAAGCGGTCTGTCAAGCTTGCCAGCGGCAGGTTTGCAATCCTGGAAAAGTCAAAGGAGTTCAATCTTGTGCCCTGGCGGCCGGTCCTCGAACGCCAGCGTGGCAAATTGGTCTCCGGACGTCTTCGTGGGGCAAGCATGTCCTTCGATTTCTCGCGCAAACGCGGGATGGGCATCGGGTAA
- a CDS encoding conjugal transfer protein TraG, with translation MTPTKLLIGQIAIVFSIVIGAVWAGTQWAAYSLDNQPRLGPFWFEIAGYEVYLPWRLFEWWYAFDSYAPDVFNTAGTIAASGGLAGVAVAIAGSLWRARQNQLVTTYGSARWATRAEIAKSGLTHDKGVFLGRLNDRYLRHDGPEHVMCFAPTRSGKGVGLVIPTLLSWPHSAVIHDIKGENWQLTAGWRSHFSHCLFFNPTDPASAKYNPLLEVRKGPFEVRDVQNIADILVDPEGALERRNHWEKTSHSLLVGVILHVLYAEKEKTLSRVATFLSDPKHSFEHSLRVMMRTNHLGSGNDPKVHPVVAQAARELLNKSENERSGVLSTAMSFLGLYRDPTVAETTSACEWRIADLKDAKNPVSLYLVIPPSDISRTKPLVRLILNQIGRRLTERLEGDKKKSRQHQLLMMLDEFPALGRLDFFENALAFMAGYGVRSFLIAQSLNQITKAYGENNSILDNCHLRIAFAANDERTAKRISDSLGTATELRAQRNYAGHRLAPWLAHVMVSRQETARALMTPGEIMQLPADEEVVMISGHPPVRAKKLRYFDDKNLSGRVLPPPGLKAGGPFEDRPPTRPDDWTGLTRTPRADLEKIQQQTAISSDEDEGGLQRHPALPEEVPTPTEPEIAPDAGLLDDDFDAANANRLTQLNRTTAAVRRAHAMDHSDDDLLPGF, from the coding sequence ATGACACCCACCAAACTCCTTATAGGTCAGATTGCGATCGTTTTTTCGATCGTCATTGGTGCCGTTTGGGCGGGAACGCAATGGGCAGCATATTCGCTGGATAACCAGCCGCGGCTCGGGCCGTTCTGGTTCGAAATTGCCGGATATGAGGTTTACCTGCCCTGGCGCCTGTTCGAGTGGTGGTATGCTTTCGATAGCTATGCTCCGGACGTTTTCAACACGGCAGGGACCATAGCAGCTTCCGGCGGTCTGGCAGGGGTTGCGGTTGCGATTGCCGGATCGCTTTGGCGGGCGCGTCAGAACCAATTGGTGACCACCTACGGCTCTGCGCGCTGGGCAACCAGAGCCGAGATCGCAAAGTCCGGGCTCACCCACGACAAAGGTGTATTTCTCGGACGGTTAAACGACCGGTATCTGCGCCATGACGGGCCAGAACACGTCATGTGCTTTGCACCGACACGGTCGGGCAAAGGCGTCGGCCTCGTCATTCCGACCTTGTTGAGCTGGCCGCATTCTGCGGTCATCCACGACATCAAGGGTGAAAACTGGCAACTGACCGCAGGCTGGCGCTCGCATTTCTCCCATTGCCTGTTCTTCAACCCGACCGATCCGGCAAGCGCCAAGTACAATCCTCTTCTGGAGGTCCGCAAAGGTCCCTTCGAAGTCCGCGATGTCCAGAACATTGCAGACATTCTTGTCGATCCGGAAGGCGCGCTCGAGCGGCGCAACCATTGGGAAAAAACCAGTCACTCCCTGCTCGTCGGCGTGATCCTGCATGTCCTTTATGCCGAAAAGGAAAAGACACTCTCCCGGGTTGCTACTTTCCTCTCCGATCCCAAGCATTCCTTTGAGCATTCGCTGCGCGTCATGATGCGCACAAATCATCTGGGCTCAGGCAACGATCCAAAGGTTCACCCTGTCGTTGCCCAGGCGGCGCGTGAGCTCCTGAACAAATCCGAGAACGAACGTTCCGGCGTTCTCTCAACGGCCATGTCCTTCCTTGGCCTTTACCGGGATCCGACAGTCGCGGAAACAACGAGCGCATGCGAGTGGCGGATCGCCGATCTGAAGGATGCGAAAAATCCGGTCTCGCTTTATCTGGTCATTCCGCCGTCAGATATCTCCCGGACCAAACCGCTCGTCCGATTGATCCTCAATCAGATCGGGCGCCGCCTGACAGAACGCCTGGAGGGCGACAAGAAGAAGTCCCGGCAGCACCAGCTTCTGATGATGCTGGATGAATTCCCCGCGCTCGGACGGCTCGATTTCTTCGAAAACGCACTCGCATTCATGGCCGGCTATGGCGTGCGCAGCTTTCTGATCGCCCAGTCCCTCAACCAGATAACCAAGGCCTATGGCGAGAACAATTCCATCCTCGACAATTGCCATCTTCGCATCGCGTTCGCGGCCAATGACGAACGCACGGCAAAGAGGATCTCCGACTCGCTCGGGACCGCGACGGAACTCCGGGCACAACGGAACTACGCCGGTCACAGGCTCGCGCCCTGGCTCGCGCACGTCATGGTCTCCCGCCAGGAAACGGCACGTGCGCTCATGACACCGGGAGAAATCATGCAACTGCCGGCGGACGAGGAGGTCGTCATGATCTCCGGTCACCCGCCGGTCAGGGCCAAAAAGCTCCGTTACTTCGATGACAAAAACCTTTCGGGCCGGGTCCTCCCCCCGCCTGGCCTGAAGGCGGGCGGTCCGTTTGAGGATCGCCCGCCGACCCGACCTGACGATTGGACCGGCCTCACGCGAACGCCTCGTGCTGACCTTGAAAAAATCCAGCAGCAAACGGCGATCAGCTCCGACGAAGACGAAGGCGGTCTCCAGCGCCACCCGGCTTTGCCGGAGGAAGTGCCGACGCCGACCGAACCTGAAATTGCGCCTGATGCCGGTCTCCTCGACGACGACTTCGACGCCGCCAACGCAAACCGCCTCACGCAACTGAACCGAACCACTGCTGCCGTCCGCCGCGCGCATGCGATGGACCACTCAGACGACGACCTGCTGCCCGGATTTTAG
- the trbE gene encoding conjugal transfer protein TrbE, whose amino-acid sequence MLNLAEYRKRPTGLADYLPWGCLVAPGVVLNKDGSLQRSARFRGSDLESATEAELVAACARINNLLRRFGSGWALFFEADRHDAGQYPRSDFPDPLSALVDEERRALFEASDTLFENSYVLTFTWLPPSESVSRAERYLVENSGNRHNESFRDQLKTFIDRTDRAIDLLEQVMPEAEPLSDSETLTYLHNCISSYRQSISVPEIPAYLDAALVDTPLVGGLSPKLGELHLRLLTVLGFPGATTPGILDDLNHLGFSYRWMTRFLPLDKAAAEKMIRRYRRQWFAKRKSIGAIVKEVMTNEQSVLIDADAENKAADADEALQELGADLVSYGYVTTTLVISDEHDHRADQKLRLAKRVTDGRGFATIEESLNAVEAWLSSLPGHVYANVRAAPVNTLNLAHMMPLSASWAGPERNEHLDGPPLLTVRTNGTTPFRLSTHVGDVGHTIIVGPTGAGKSVLLSLIALQFRRYPKSQITIFDKGGSARATVLGMGGAYFDLGAAREGLKGALAFQPLVNIDLIMERTFAQEWILGLLTQEKVEVSPDIKDAVWSALSSLASAPQPERTLTGLTTLLQRNDLRQALLPYTLEGPYGRLLDADHDRLTLGAVQCFEMEELMHSEGAVLPVLTYLFHRLEQKFDGTPALLILDEAWLFLDHPAFAARIREWLKTLRKRNVSVIFATQALSDVASSSIAPAIIESCPSRIFLPNDRAIEPQAKEIYEAFGLNGRQIEIIARAMPKRDYYYQSRHGNRLFELNPGPVALAFIAASSREDHALMDELIAAHGEEEFADSWLRAHGLEWAAELTGNVPQSEAEGEL is encoded by the coding sequence ATGTTGAACCTTGCAGAATACCGCAAACGGCCGACGGGCCTTGCCGACTATTTGCCTTGGGGCTGCCTCGTTGCTCCGGGTGTCGTTCTGAACAAGGATGGTTCCCTGCAGCGCTCAGCCCGGTTTCGCGGATCTGATCTTGAAAGTGCAACCGAAGCTGAGCTGGTCGCGGCGTGTGCCCGGATCAACAACTTGCTTCGAAGGTTCGGGTCCGGCTGGGCATTGTTCTTTGAAGCGGACCGGCATGATGCCGGACAGTATCCGCGCTCGGACTTTCCTGACCCGCTGTCGGCCCTGGTCGACGAAGAGCGCAGGGCTCTCTTTGAAGCCTCCGACACTCTTTTTGAAAACAGCTATGTGCTGACGTTCACCTGGTTGCCGCCTTCAGAAAGTGTGAGCCGGGCTGAGCGGTATCTGGTCGAAAATTCCGGAAATCGGCACAATGAAAGTTTTCGCGACCAGTTGAAGACCTTCATCGACCGAACGGATCGTGCAATCGATCTGCTCGAACAAGTCATGCCGGAAGCCGAGCCGCTCTCAGACAGCGAGACCCTGACCTACCTGCACAATTGTATCTCCTCCTATCGCCAATCGATCTCGGTGCCGGAGATCCCCGCCTATCTCGACGCTGCGCTTGTCGATACGCCTCTTGTCGGCGGCCTTTCGCCGAAGCTTGGGGAGTTGCATCTCAGACTTCTTACGGTGCTGGGATTTCCGGGCGCCACCACCCCCGGCATTCTCGACGATCTCAATCATCTTGGCTTTTCCTATCGCTGGATGACGCGGTTTTTGCCGCTCGACAAGGCCGCGGCTGAAAAGATGATCCGGCGTTACCGCCGGCAATGGTTCGCCAAACGAAAGTCCATAGGGGCGATCGTCAAAGAGGTCATGACCAACGAACAGTCGGTGCTGATTGACGCCGATGCGGAAAACAAGGCGGCGGATGCCGATGAGGCTCTGCAAGAGCTTGGTGCGGATCTTGTTTCCTACGGTTATGTCACGACGACACTCGTCATCTCCGATGAACATGACCACCGGGCCGATCAGAAGCTCCGATTGGCCAAGCGCGTTACTGACGGGCGAGGTTTTGCGACAATTGAAGAAAGCCTCAATGCGGTGGAGGCCTGGCTTTCGTCTCTTCCCGGACACGTCTATGCGAACGTCCGGGCAGCGCCCGTCAACACTTTGAACCTTGCTCACATGATGCCGCTCTCGGCCAGCTGGGCCGGGCCGGAGCGCAACGAGCATCTGGATGGTCCGCCGCTCCTGACCGTTCGCACCAATGGCACGACGCCGTTTCGCCTGAGCACTCATGTCGGCGATGTCGGCCACACCATCATCGTCGGACCGACCGGCGCAGGCAAATCGGTGTTGCTGTCTCTGATCGCCCTGCAGTTCCGCCGATACCCAAAGAGCCAGATCACGATCTTCGACAAGGGCGGCTCGGCACGGGCGACCGTCCTTGGAATGGGAGGCGCTTATTTTGACCTTGGTGCGGCGAGGGAGGGGCTGAAGGGCGCGCTCGCATTCCAACCGCTGGTGAACATCGATCTGATCATGGAGCGAACCTTCGCGCAGGAATGGATCCTGGGATTACTGACCCAGGAGAAAGTGGAAGTTTCGCCCGACATCAAGGACGCGGTCTGGTCGGCGCTATCGAGCCTTGCCTCGGCACCGCAGCCGGAACGCACATTAACCGGTCTTACCACTTTGCTCCAACGCAACGATTTGCGTCAGGCACTGCTCCCTTACACTCTGGAAGGTCCTTATGGCCGCTTGCTCGATGCCGATCACGACCGGCTGACACTCGGGGCCGTCCAGTGTTTCGAGATGGAAGAGCTGATGCACAGCGAAGGCGCCGTTTTGCCTGTGCTCACCTACCTCTTTCACAGGTTGGAGCAAAAATTCGACGGAACGCCAGCCCTCCTGATCCTCGATGAAGCCTGGCTGTTTCTGGATCATCCAGCATTTGCTGCGCGTATCCGTGAATGGTTGAAGACGCTCAGAAAACGAAACGTCTCAGTGATTTTCGCGACGCAGGCTCTCTCGGATGTTGCCAGTTCCTCGATTGCGCCTGCGATCATTGAGAGCTGTCCGAGCCGTATTTTCCTGCCCAATGATCGGGCAATAGAGCCTCAAGCCAAAGAGATCTACGAGGCCTTCGGACTGAACGGCCGTCAGATCGAAATCATCGCCAGGGCAATGCCGAAACGCGACTACTACTACCAGTCGCGACACGGCAACCGGCTCTTCGAACTCAACCCAGGTCCTGTCGCGCTGGCCTTCATCGCTGCTTCGAGCAGGGAAGATCACGCTCTCATGGATGAGCTCATCGCCGCGCATGGCGAAGAGGAATTCGCAGATTCGTGGCTGCGAGCGCACGGGCTCGAATGGGCTGCAGAACTCACCGGAAACGTCCCCCAATCAGAAGCCGAAGGAGAACTCTGA
- a CDS encoding helix-turn-helix transcriptional regulator — protein MRELGDRLSRYRLNRDLTQEALADEAGISKRTLMRLEDGESVQATSLIRALRAHGLLQNFDALVPPPPLSPIQQAKQHGKTRKRASSPQEEPREKGTWSWGDDE, from the coding sequence ATGAGAGAACTCGGAGACCGGCTTTCCCGTTATCGCCTCAACCGCGACCTGACGCAGGAGGCACTCGCCGATGAGGCAGGCATTTCGAAACGGACGCTCATGCGGCTTGAAGACGGGGAATCCGTTCAGGCGACCAGTTTGATCCGGGCCTTGCGTGCGCACGGCCTCTTGCAGAATTTCGACGCTCTGGTGCCGCCCCCGCCCTTAAGCCCCATCCAGCAAGCCAAGCAGCATGGAAAAACCCGCAAGCGCGCCTCGTCTCCTCAAGAGGAACCACGGGAAAAAGGCACCTGGTCCTGGGGAGACGATGAATGA